The Streptomyces cathayae DNA segment TGAGCAGGACCAGCAGCGCGTCGCACAGGATCGCCAGCACGGCCATCGTGATGACGGAGTTCACCGCGAGTTCGGGCCGGTCGTACTTCTGCGCGGCCGCGAGCAGGTTGCCGAGGGCGCCCTGATTGCCGATCAGGGCGCCGATACTGACCAGGGAGATGCTGGACGCGGTGGCCACCCGCAGGCCGGCGATGATGGCGGGGGCGGCGATCGGCAACTGCACCTGGGTGTACCGGCGCAGGGGGCCGAAGCCCATGGCGGTGGCCGCGGCCAGCGTCTCCGGTGGCACCGCGCGCACCCCGTCGACGATCGCCGGGATCAGCACCACCAGGCTGTACAGGGCCAGCGGGATCATCACGGTGAGTTCGGTCTGGCCGGTGTAGTCGATGAGGACGACGAAGAACGCCAGCGACGGGATGGCGTACAGCACGGTCGTCATGCCCAGGACCGGCGGGTACAGCCAGCGGAAGCGTCCGCACAGCTGGGCGACGGGCAGTGCGAGCAGCAGTCCGGCCGCGACCGGGATCAGCGCCTCCCTCAGGTGCAGTCCGATCAGGCCCGCCCAGCTGTGCTGGAGGTCGCTGGGGATGTCGAAGAAGCCGCTCATCCGGCGACCTTCTCGTCGCCGGTGCGGCCGCCTCGGTGGGCGGTGCGGATGGCGTCGCCGATGGTCTGCTGGGAGACGACGCCCCGCACCCGGCCGGTGTCGTCCACGGCGACGGCCCAGCCGGTGGGGGAGAGCACCGCGCAGTCGAGCGCGACCCGCAGCGAGTCCACGCCAGGCACGAACGGCCGCCCGTACGGCAGGAGCCGGTCGGGGCGGATGTCCCCGGCGGTCAGCCGGCGCGGCTCGGACCAGCCGAGCGGGCGCCCCTCGCCGTCGGTCACCAGGAGGTGGGGGGCGTCCGAGGCGCCGATCCGCTCGGCGGTGGCGTCCGGCGGGATCACCGTGTCGGTGGCCAGTTCCAGCGCGGCGGTGGTGAGGAAGGAGAGCCTCCGGATGCCCCGGTCGGCGCCGAGGAAGTCCTCGACGAACGCGTCCGCGGGGTCGGACAGCAGCTCGGCGGGCGGCGCGTACTGGGCGAGCCGGCCGCCTTCGCGCAGTACGGCGACCATGGTGCCGAGTTTGACCGCCTCGTCGATGTCATGCGTGACGAAGACGATGGTCTTGCCCAGCTCTTCCTGGATCCTGAGGAGTTCGTCCTGCAGCCCCTTGCGGACCACCGGGTCGACGGCCGAGAACGGCTCGTCCATCAGCAGCACCGGCGGGTCCGCAGCGAGCGCGCGTGCCACTCCGACGCGCTGCTGCTGGCCGCCGGAGAGCTGGTACGGGTACCGCTTGGCCAGGGCGGTGTCCAGGCCCACCCGCTCCATCAGCTCCGCCGCCCGCTCCCGGGCCCGCTGCTTGCCCCAGCCGAGCATGCGC contains these protein-coding regions:
- a CDS encoding ABC transporter permease, which gives rise to MSGFFDIPSDLQHSWAGLIGLHLREALIPVAAGLLLALPVAQLCGRFRWLYPPVLGMTTVLYAIPSLAFFVVLIDYTGQTELTVMIPLALYSLVVLIPAIVDGVRAVPPETLAAATAMGFGPLRRYTQVQLPIAAPAIIAGLRVATASSISLVSIGALIGNQGALGNLLAAAQKYDRPELAVNSVITMAVLAILCDALLVLLRVLLTPWMPRGTRQGPAARPEPYGAGSATR
- a CDS encoding ABC transporter ATP-binding protein, with protein sequence MIRIDSVTKRYPDGTVAVDRLSLEIPDRSITVLVGPSGCGKTTTLRMINRMVEPTEGTILLDGADSRRQPVTTLRRSMGYVIQNAGLFQHRTIVDNIATVPRMLGWGKQRARERAAELMERVGLDTALAKRYPYQLSGGQQQRVGVARALAADPPVLLMDEPFSAVDPVVRKGLQDELLRIQEELGKTIVFVTHDIDEAVKLGTMVAVLREGGRLAQYAPPAELLSDPADAFVEDFLGADRGIRRLSFLTTAALELATDTVIPPDATAERIGASDAPHLLVTDGEGRPLGWSEPRRLTAGDIRPDRLLPYGRPFVPGVDSLRVALDCAVLSPTGWAVAVDDTGRVRGVVSQQTIGDAIRTAHRGGRTGDEKVAG